A single window of Mugil cephalus isolate CIBA_MC_2020 chromosome 1, CIBA_Mcephalus_1.1, whole genome shotgun sequence DNA harbors:
- the LOC125014578 gene encoding cytochrome P450 26B1, with protein MLFDSFDLVSALATLAACLVSMALLLAVSQQLWQLRWTATRDKNCKLPMPKGSMGFPFIGETCHWLLQGSGFHASRRQKYGNVFKTHLLGRPLIRVTGAENVRKVLMGEHTLVTVDWPQSTSTLLGPNSLANSIGDIHRKRRKVFAKVFSHEALESYLPKIQQVIQESLRVWSSNPEPINVYRESQRLSFTMAVRVLLGFRVSEEEMRHLFSTFQDFVNNLFSLPIDLPFSGYRKGIRARDTLQKSIEKAIREKPLCSQGKDYSDALDVLMESAKENGTELTMQELKESTIELIFAAFATTASASTSLIMQLLRHPAILERLREELRARGLLHNGCLCPEGELRLDTIVSLKYLDCVIKEVLRLFTPVSGAYRTAMQTFELDGVQIPKGWSVMYSIRDTHDTAAVFKDVEAFDPDRFSQERGEDKEGRFHYLPFGGGVRSCLGKQLATLFLRILAIELASTSRFELATRQFPRVVTVPVVHPVDGLKVKFYGLDSNQNEIMAKSEELLGATV; from the exons ATGCTGTTCGACAGTTTCGACCTCGTCTCCGCTCTTGCCACCCTGGCCGCCTGCCTGGTGTCAATGGCCCTGCTCCTCGCCGTCTCCCAGCAGCTGTGGCAGCTCAGATGGACCGCGACGCGGGATAAAAACTGCAAGCTGCCCATGCCCAAAGGATCCATGGGCTTCCCTTTCATCGGCGAGACCTGCCACTGGCTCCTGCAG GGTTCAGGCTTCCATGCATCGCGGAGACAGAAGTACGGCAACGTCTTCAAGACCCATCTTCTCGGTCGTCCTCTGATCCGGGTGACTGGTGCTGAGAATGTTCGCAAGGTGCTGATGGGTGAGCACACACTGGTGACGGTGGACTGGCCTCAGAGCACCTCCACCCTGCTGGGACCGAATTCACTGGCCAACAGCATTGGAGACATCCACCGCAAAAGGAGGAAG GTGTTTGCCAAAGTGTTCAGCCATGAGGCGTTGGAGTCCTACCTCCCCAAAATCCAGCAGGTCATCCAGGAAAGCCTTCGAGTGTGGAGCTCCAATCCTGAGCCCATCAACGTCTACAG GGAAAGCCAGAGATTGTCGTTCACCATGGCCGTCAGGGTGCTGCTGGGCTTCAGGGTGTCGGAGGAGGAAATGAGGCATCTGTTCTCAACCTTCCAGGACTTTGTTAACAATCTTTTCAGTTTGCCCATAGACCTGCCGTTCAGTGGCTACAGAAAG GGAATCCGTGCACGAGACACCCTCCAGAAAAGCATAGAGAAAGCCATCAGGGAGAAGCCGCTGTGTTCCCAGGGCAAGGACTACAGTGACGCATTGGATGTCCTGATGGAGAGCGCCAAAGAGAACGGCACCGAGCTCACCATGCAGGAACTGAAG GAATCAACCATAGAGCTGATCTTTGCTGCCTTTGCCACCACGGCCAGTGCAAGCACCTCCCTCATCATGCAGCTCCTCCGCCACCCTGCCATTCTGGAGCGCCTgagggaggagctgagagccAGGGGCCTCCTGCACAATGGTTGCCTCTGCCCTGAAGGAGAGCTAAGGCTGGACACCATCGTGAGCCTGAAGTACCTGGACTGTGTGATCAAGGAGGTCCTGAGACTCTTTACGCCCGTTTCAGGGGCCTACAGGACTGCCATGCAGACTTTTGAACTTGAT GGAGTACAGATTCCAAAGGGCTGGAGTGTGATGTACAGCATTCGGGACACTCACGACACTGCCGCTGTCTTCAAGGATGTGGAGGCCTTCGACCCGGACCGCTTCAGTCAGGAACGAGGTGAAGACAAAGAGGGACGCTTCCACTACTTGCCCTTTGGTGGAGGTGTCAGGTCCTGTCTGGGAAAGCAGCTTGCTACTCTCTTCCTACGCATCCTGGCTATTGAGCTGGCAAGCACGAGCCGCTTCGAGCTTGCCACTCGGCAGTTCCCTCGTGTGGTCACGGTACCTGTGGTCCACCCGGTCGATGGGCTGAAAGTTAAATTCTACGGCCTAGACTCCAACCAGAACGAGATCATGGCAAAGTCAGAAGAGCTGCTGGGAGCAACTGTTTGA